DNA from Lates calcarifer isolate ASB-BC8 unplaced genomic scaffold, TLL_Latcal_v3 _unitig_4816_quiver_743, whole genome shotgun sequence:
GCGCTGAAGGTAAAGTAGTAGTAGCTCCCGTGTTTCACAGTTGCAGCTACATCGTTCTTGCTCCAGTGCACCagttccaaagatttttgttcctatcaatcatttacacccaaacatataaacacaagtGCTGGAGCCAGTACTGAGGGGAAACAAAAAATCACAGTTCCCCGCCACTCAGCCAACACCACAGGACAATAAAAGGATACGGGTTGTTCATCATCCGCTTCAAGTCCACCTTCTCGTTGCAGTATGGACACGTCTGCTTCTTACCCACAATGCACCAGCCGCGGATGCAGAACTCGTGGAATCTGGAGGGGAGGGGCAAGTTAAGGCAGAAAGAGGCGGCAATGGTTTACGAAACACTAAGTAACTGACAAAGCAGAGAGCTCGGAGGGAACAGGTCCCTCAGGGTTAAAGATGATTAAACTGCTGAGTCGTGGAAACTCAACCTCTGAAACACAACTTCCTCATAGAGTCAAGGCTCCACCTTGAAAACTGGAGCATCTCCTGACCTGGATTCACCTCCTGAGGGAGACGGAGACTCCTCCAGTCTCCATCTcacacctctgctgcttcatctCTTTACCACTAAGTCACttagtaatgtaatgtaatatgaCTCAGGCTCAGGATACATGTGACCGCAGGAGAGCTGGTAGGTGTCTTCTATaaatccctcctcctccacgtcCACCAGGATCTTCTGACCACACACCGCACAGATGTCGTTGGTCAGGCTCCTGGTGGGCATGCCTCCCTGGTTGTAgtactgaaaacacacacatacaaggatTTATTTGGAGGCTGCAAATGGAGGCTATGATCTACAGCTGGACTCCTTATTTACTTACTTTAGTTTGCATTTTCACAAATGGACACAAATCAAAGAAGCTgttagctattagcagttcctgtctgcagtgtagacacagacagacagacagcgatCTCTGGATTACTTCTATACTGAAGAAATCTTAGGCAAGTGCAAGATTTAGTATCAAGTGATACTGGACTGACAAATGTTCCGTTAGCTTTGACAGGTTGTACGTATTCATACGTTAGCTAAAGGCTGCTGACTAGTCCTGAAAAgtgaagtcatttttcatgAGGAATCATTTTCCACAGTGTTTCACCCCGATCGTAGAAGCCATGTAGTCGGAGCAGATCTCAGCAAAGTCTCTGCCCATGACTCCGTAGTAAAGACCGTAAAACAACATGATCACACCCACGTCCATGGAGTCCTCCGCCTTGATCCTGcacaggaacaaacaaacacagatgactaTCTCTTAGTAAGCAGGAGTAATGAATGTCTTATTATCTGTGGTTAACTGAACTGAGAAACATCTAAATGACAGATCTGTAAAGACTCTACAAGGCCCGTTACACATCCATTAtatatgaagagagagagatctgcTGTTTAAGCACACTTTCATTTAGAGCACGTTTTACTGCAGGTTTCAGGAATTAATCTGCAGCAGACCTTCATTCTgtcaaacagcacagcaggaaaTCACAGGCTGATCTGTTACTGTCATCTGGTGGTGTTATACAGTAGGTGGAGTTTTATATTGGGAACATTTAGGCAGTGAGAAATCTGTTTCCTCACTTCCTTTTCTAGTTTATAtagatcattttatttttaatttggtgGATTATACCGAAGGGAAACCTCCCTGAGAACTTTACAGAATACATCCTCTCCATATGAACTGTAACCAAACAAATCTTTACTTTCTCTACGTCCTGAAAGGAGCAGGACTCAGGCTGACCTGAAGAAGACGTTGAAGCCGAACATGGTGAACATGATGGCCAGGTATCCCAGGACGCCCACCGCATAGCTCAGCTTGTAGATCAACAGGAACCACTTGTACACCATCCTAAGAGATGGATGACAGCGACAGAAAACTATCAACAAGTTTCCAAATATGTAGAAACTGGAGCCACAactaatgtttctttttttgtttaagatTGTCCAACCACAAACCAAACATGTTCTGTTTATTATCAGAGGTGGCTGGTGACCCTCAGGGTTTCAGGACgccctctcctctcacctcgGCGTCCTGCAGGACAGCGGCTTGCGAGTGGCTCTGAAGATGACGTAGCTGGTGACGACGGAGAACATGCCCCACATGGACAGGAACCTCCACCAGTACAGTTTGATGGTGAAGTAAAGGGGGACCACCCACATCTGGACCAGAGTCACCAGCTGAGGAGCAGACAGATTAAGTGAGTTAAACGAACACCCTCCCTGGCGTCTCCCCGTCCCCCTCTCCTGCGCCGCCACCACTCACGTTGTACGAGCGGTGGTGCCGCTGCTTCCACTGCACCAGGACTATCTGAGCCACCACCAGCGTGGCGAATGAGGATCAGCACCATCTCTGCGTGCATGGCCTCGTGCCCCCGGTGCTTCACATGTAGACGCTCGTGCTGCACCCTGCcaggaaacagacaaagagatgatgatgatgagagatgcagataaacagcagGGAGGAGTCAGGCTGAAAGATGCTggttttcattcacattcacacgttggtttttattattattccagaTGTTGGGGCGTGAAACGGGAAAGAAAGAGGCTCTGCTCACTTccagttttctctgtgtgtcatcTTCAGCAGGTCGTCCTGTATTAAAGAGGGACAGGGACAGAAATAGCATCTCTCAATGGGCAGGTTTATCTGGGTTAATACAACTTGCTGTGCGCTAAATAACAGCTTACGTTTCCTCttgtcagtaaaatacagtaaactGTTATGGATAATGAAAACAGGCGTTTCATATCTTTGATAATGTGTCTGCTTTGCCACGTTTGAAACAGGAGCAGCGCGGAGAACCGAAGGCTCGTTCACAGCTGATATAAACTGAGCCGCTGGTCAGCTAGCTAAAGATACGTTAGCCGCCGCTAACcgctgtttgtgtttatctggACGTTTAAAGTATAAACCGTGACAGTTTATATCGTGTGATAACATATTATAAAGCCGAGTCTCCTCACCTGGGGGTGTACACCCGCCATTGTTCCACCTGTAGCCTCTCCCGGCGCCGGCAGCTtccagacaaacagcagctaaGTTAGCATCGCTCTGACAGCTGCTCCGACAGGCAGCGGTACGGAAGGAGAGGAGGGTCAAAATACTTCACTTAAAATCAGTGATAAAAATCAGTATTCAGACCCAAAAAGGCAATGTTAAAAATACAAGTAAATGTCCTCCATGAAAAATTctactttttattaaagatccGTTTTGTTTGAGCAGAAAGGTTCACtttatatctctaccagactccattgagaaaaacagcaattttacagagaactcaggagctgctggaacaccactgcctccatcgGTTTGTTACTGTGTGACACTCCAGTACTCCTGTACTCCTTCACATAActaaagtaccacacaataacacaaactgcatCAACACCAAAGATTTCTGTCTGCATCAGGcatttacattcaaaaacactggGAAACAAACCCCAGGATCAACAAACACATGAGCTGATGAATGGCAGAGGAAAGAAGATCACAGACCTGCTTTTAGttcaactgaaaacacattcaaatagCAGCCAGTTCTCACTTGAATATAGTGCATTGAGTAATtgttaaaatctgatttaacaCCATATAATATAGAAAAAAGCACCACACCCTTACTGATCACATCAACAGACAACAGGCTCGTTTAATTAGAACCAGTGATTTCACAAATGAATTGTCTCCATGTCAGAGTAAAGAAACTAGGATTCAACTTTAGTTGGCAACAGTTGGATCTTTATTGATAAAATCATGACTTTAAATGATACAacgtaagaaaaaaaatcctcctcctgAACCGACAGCTGACAGAATCGATGTAGCGCAGCTCCTCGTCCGTCCTCCACCTGTTGGaagaaataaacattaacaaacCAACCAAACGTTTTGAGCCAATGGACACGACTCGATCTGAGTTCGCTCAGACATCCAAGGAAGGATTGAGCCATCTTTGGTCTGTCGACCTCTGGTGGAAACTACGAATGGCAGGAAAAAGCATCATCACTGCGAACTCCAGGTCTTCAATCTGTACACGGACAGGACACTAATACACTGATTAGATACATACCTGGTTCTAACCATCACCACTGATGAAGTTCTCGTCGACTGGGTGGAAGTAAATGAAGCGCCTTCACACCAGACCTTCACCCTGAAAGTGACATGAAGCAACAGGTTAGCTGTGAAGCTGAGGACAAACAGATTAAATTCACTTCAGTAATTCGCTCAGACATCCAAGGAAGGATTGAGCCATCTTTGGTCTGTCGACCTCTGGTGGAAACTACGAATGGCAGGAAAAAGCATCATCACTGCGACCAGGACTTTGAAGAACAggtgttttaaaacaaagacataccAGCTTCTCAAGCTCTGATCCTCAACTCGGTTCACTACTCCACTGGTTCATCTTCGATGGACACGACGTCGCTGCCACCGACACCTTCACCCTGAAAGTCAGACAGAGATAAAGTCAGTTCTGAAGGTGAAGACGTTGCAGGACAAGCTGGATTTTTACTGTTCGCTCAGACATCCAAGGAAGGTTTGGACCGTCTTTGGTCTGTCGACCTCCGGTGGAAACTACGAATGGCAGGAAAATATGTCATCACAGCGAAAAGAGGCGAA
Protein-coding regions in this window:
- the LOC108902353 gene encoding LOW QUALITY PROTEIN: RING finger protein 175-like (The sequence of the model RefSeq protein was modified relative to this genomic sequence to represent the inferred CDS: deleted 1 base in 1 codon); the protein is MAGVHPQDDLLKMTHRENWKVQHERLHVKHRGHEAMHAEMVLILIATLVVAQIVLVQWKQRHHRSYNLVTLVQMWVVPLYFTIKLYWWRFLSMWGMFSVVTSYVIFRATRKPLSCRTPRMVYKWFLLIYKLSYAVGVLGYLAIMFTMFGFNVFFRIKAEDSMDVGVIMLFYGLYYGVMGRDFAEICSDYMASTIGYYNQGGMPTRSLTNDICAVCGQKILVDVEEEGFIEDTYQLSCGHIFHEFCIRGWCIVGKKQTCPYCNEKVDLKRMMNNPYPFIVLWFGRTHVLYGQLLDWLRYLVAWQPIIIGIVHGINFTLASSRALRNAA